One Vallitalea pronyensis genomic region harbors:
- a CDS encoding DUF2634 domain-containing protein, which produces MIPMQGIQIQEDMTLMTPKSKTYGLNLIEGKIDRVIDGLDAIKQAVFKILETGRYQHVIYDFSYGSELNDLIGRDSDYIEMELRRRIRDALTYDDRITDVTDFHFQTKDEDVTVNFKVISIEGSFESEVMISV; this is translated from the coding sequence ATGATACCCATGCAAGGGATACAGATACAAGAAGACATGACCCTGATGACACCAAAATCCAAAACCTACGGTTTAAACCTTATAGAAGGTAAAATAGATAGGGTTATTGATGGGCTAGATGCTATCAAACAAGCCGTATTCAAGATATTGGAAACAGGGCGTTATCAGCATGTCATCTACGACTTTTCCTATGGTTCAGAGTTAAATGACCTCATAGGACGAGACAGCGATTACATTGAAATGGAATTAAGACGACGTATAAGGGATGCTCTAACATATGATGACCGAATCACTGACGTGACGGATTTTCACTTTCAAACTAAGGATGAAGATGTCACAGTGAACTTTAAGGTGATCAGTATAGAAGGTTCTTTTGAAAGCGAGGTGATGATAAGTGTTTGA
- a CDS encoding putative phage tail protein: MANTQLMAYLPDYYKSIRTFEIIMDVEDKELDILKAYLADGYNQLFLDSATTGLEMWEEDTGTIKQSGASHEERRAKIRSQLRGTGKIDEELIKIVADSWTNGNVEVSFDGKIRIKFNSFYGVPSNMDAVKQAIDKIIPAHLGVEYDLKYLLVGDVHNNMTINALQGTKLNQFAGGVI, from the coding sequence ATGGCTAATACACAGTTAATGGCATACCTGCCAGATTACTATAAGTCCATTCGAACATTTGAAATTATCATGGATGTGGAAGACAAAGAACTGGATATACTAAAAGCCTATTTGGCAGATGGTTACAATCAGCTCTTTCTGGATTCTGCAACTACGGGCTTAGAGATGTGGGAAGAAGACACGGGCACCATCAAGCAAAGTGGTGCATCCCATGAGGAGAGAAGAGCCAAAATCAGAAGTCAATTACGCGGAACAGGTAAAATCGATGAAGAACTCATCAAAATCGTAGCTGATTCATGGACTAACGGTAACGTGGAAGTCAGCTTCGATGGTAAAATCCGTATCAAATTCAATAGTTTCTACGGTGTCCCTAGCAACATGGATGCTGTAAAACAAGCCATTGACAAGATTATACCTGCTCACTTAGGCGTAGAATACGATTTAAAATATCTACTGGTAGGAGATGTCCATAACAACATGACAATCAATGCATTACAAGGAACAAAACTCAATCAATTTGCAGGAGGTGTTATATAA
- a CDS encoding baseplate J/gp47 family protein, giving the protein MFEHITYDGLLERTLNQVPDDLDKRQGSIIYDAIAPACAELAQLYIELDTAIQMAFVTTSSGTYLDRKCADYGIYRKQATKALRKGVFQGATPSIGSRFGHNDLTYVIKDNQNGMDNVTLECEQAGQVGNRDTGTLIPIEEIEGLISAQLQDILIPGEDTETDASLRDRQQEKVKKAATSGNIYHYQKWAKDVKGVGAAKVIPRWQGDYTVKVMVVDTLMEPATPELVGQIQDYIDPGVEGSGKGTAPIGAKCTIEAATPTTINVSATVTGTDHATLKTIFETALKAYFTTLIADSWQDKDSYAISHAKVGAILLDAISQAGGSDYANLMINEGTSNIVLTHQVPIIGAVTFNG; this is encoded by the coding sequence GTGTTTGAGCATATCACATATGATGGTTTATTAGAACGCACATTAAACCAAGTACCGGATGATCTGGACAAACGTCAAGGCAGTATTATCTACGATGCCATTGCACCAGCATGTGCCGAATTAGCCCAGCTCTATATTGAACTGGATACGGCCATCCAGATGGCTTTTGTAACCACATCCAGCGGGACATACCTTGACAGGAAGTGTGCCGACTATGGTATCTATAGAAAACAAGCAACAAAAGCCCTTAGAAAAGGTGTCTTCCAAGGGGCAACCCCTAGTATAGGGAGCAGGTTCGGTCATAACGACTTAACCTATGTGATAAAGGACAATCAGAATGGCATGGACAATGTAACCCTAGAATGTGAGCAAGCAGGACAAGTGGGCAACAGAGACACAGGCACCCTTATCCCTATAGAAGAGATAGAAGGGCTTATATCTGCACAGCTACAAGATATCCTCATACCAGGTGAAGATACAGAAACAGATGCATCCTTACGGGATAGGCAGCAAGAGAAGGTTAAAAAAGCCGCTACTTCAGGCAACATCTACCACTATCAAAAATGGGCAAAGGATGTGAAGGGTGTCGGTGCGGCAAAAGTTATACCCCGATGGCAGGGGGATTACACGGTAAAAGTGATGGTAGTAGATACCCTTATGGAACCAGCAACACCTGAACTGGTGGGTCAGATACAAGACTATATTGACCCTGGTGTTGAAGGCAGCGGTAAGGGAACAGCACCCATCGGCGCAAAATGTACCATAGAAGCAGCCACACCAACCACCATTAACGTATCGGCAACGGTTACTGGAACAGACCATGCCACATTGAAGACCATTTTTGAAACGGCTCTAAAGGCGTACTTCACAACCCTTATAGCTGACAGTTGGCAGGATAAGGACAGCTATGCTATAAGTCATGCAAAAGTAGGGGCAATCTTACTGGATGCTATTTCCCAAGCTGGTGGTAGTGACTACGCTAATCTGATGATCAATGAGGGTACCAGCAACATTGTACTAACCCACCAAGTACCTATCATAGGGGCGGTGACTTTCAATGGCTAA
- a CDS encoding phage tail tape measure protein produces the protein MADTTTMDKSITMLTKLSASIEKNMVVYNRYTDQIEQTMKVMDQANNIGQANDNTANKDNNAGIHLNDNASKRKTLTSRAGQSIQNTRDRFANYKNKLQETYGKPKEGGVTNKILGSSMGFLKTLKNSSIGKGILGGIGKNKEVSKMMTGIKDKWSNMWSSMGSQIAPMLKPALAKISKIMDGPAFKKMIQIILKVIMALIQGATMLLDYLSPIMDVISNIFGVLVDNAEIVLFVLGAVATAILAIAAATGIYNAINTVRTVLEKGLNAVLNANPTMLIIKAVILLIMTFITLIATMEPVRTAVADLTRKFFDFIEWGINGLIEGLASAAEGIIRFAGDGINTFLNIFVNPFIDGVNIIIDGLNLLGASIGKLDHLSVDFSGAAEATGTFIRKGKVDLSGAKEAMAGAIENFSAEALIAKLGISTLEAGTNTQKKDVGVQVNKMNDDVNIEEEDIKLMREVAEREMIQNFVTLTPTVSMGDMTLHENADADKLLGKITEALVTEVANSAQGVYA, from the coding sequence TTGGCAGATACAACAACCATGGATAAATCCATAACCATGTTAACCAAACTCAGTGCGAGCATAGAAAAAAATATGGTTGTTTACAATCGGTACACCGATCAAATTGAACAAACCATGAAAGTAATGGACCAAGCCAACAACATAGGTCAAGCCAACGACAACACAGCAAATAAAGATAACAATGCAGGGATTCATCTCAATGATAATGCTAGTAAAAGAAAGACATTAACATCCAGAGCAGGTCAATCCATACAAAACACAAGAGATAGATTCGCCAATTACAAAAATAAGCTTCAAGAGACATATGGTAAACCAAAAGAAGGCGGTGTTACCAATAAAATCTTAGGCTCATCCATGGGATTCCTTAAGACACTTAAAAATAGCTCTATAGGTAAAGGCATCCTAGGAGGTATTGGTAAAAATAAAGAAGTCAGTAAGATGATGACGGGTATTAAAGATAAATGGTCAAATATGTGGTCATCCATGGGGAGTCAAATAGCTCCCATGTTAAAACCAGCATTAGCCAAAATATCTAAAATCATGGATGGACCCGCCTTTAAGAAAATGATTCAAATAATATTGAAAGTCATCATGGCTTTGATTCAAGGTGCAACCATGTTATTGGATTATCTATCACCCATCATGGATGTCATCAGCAATATATTTGGTGTATTGGTTGATAACGCTGAGATTGTACTATTTGTATTAGGTGCTGTAGCAACAGCCATCTTAGCCATAGCAGCCGCAACAGGCATCTATAATGCCATCAATACCGTTCGTACTGTATTAGAAAAAGGACTTAATGCGGTTCTAAACGCTAACCCAACCATGCTCATTATCAAAGCAGTTATCCTGCTGATTATGACCTTTATTACACTCATCGCAACCATGGAACCTGTCAGGACAGCCGTTGCAGACCTTACACGCAAGTTCTTTGACTTTATTGAATGGGGCATTAATGGTCTCATTGAAGGTCTAGCGTCAGCAGCAGAAGGTATCATACGGTTTGCAGGTGATGGTATTAATACATTTCTTAATATATTTGTTAATCCATTCATTGATGGGGTTAACATCATCATTGATGGGCTGAATCTACTGGGAGCAAGCATTGGTAAGCTTGATCATTTAAGTGTTGATTTTAGTGGTGCGGCAGAAGCAACAGGTACCTTTATTAGAAAAGGTAAAGTGGATCTAAGCGGTGCAAAAGAGGCAATGGCAGGTGCTATTGAAAACTTTTCCGCAGAAGCATTAATCGCAAAGCTGGGCATTAGCACGTTAGAAGCAGGGACCAACACTCAGAAAAAAGACGTTGGCGTACAAGTCAATAAAATGAACGATGATGTCAACATTGAAGAAGAAGATATCAAGCTTATGCGAGAAGTTGCGGAAAGGGAAATGATTCAAAACTTCGTGACCTTAACACCAACAGTATCCATGGGCGATATGACCCTACACGAAAACGCAGATGCGGATAAGCTCCTTGGCAAAATAACCGAAGCACTGGTGACAGAAGTAGCTAATTCAGCTCAGGGGGTGTATGCATAA
- a CDS encoding phage tail assembly chaperone, whose amino-acid sequence MSQLQAFLNNHVVEDIQADVFVSKRFKDEKGELLQFKIRAITDSQMSEIQKICMRTGKKGKVDFDVSKFNRLIAIKGSVEPQFEDAQSIKSVGCVTPEDYIKKVMLPGEIATLAEQIQTLSGYTDLEDLKEQAKN is encoded by the coding sequence ATGAGCCAATTACAAGCTTTTTTAAACAATCATGTTGTTGAAGATATTCAGGCGGACGTGTTCGTTTCCAAGCGTTTCAAAGACGAAAAGGGTGAACTGCTTCAGTTCAAAATCCGTGCCATCACAGACAGCCAGATGTCAGAGATTCAAAAAATCTGTATGCGTACAGGAAAAAAAGGAAAAGTTGATTTTGACGTGAGTAAATTCAACCGTCTCATCGCCATAAAAGGTTCTGTTGAGCCTCAGTTTGAAGATGCCCAGAGCATTAAAAGCGTTGGTTGTGTCACACCTGAGGACTACATCAAAAAGGTGATGCTTCCAGGAGAAATCGCTACCCTTGCCGAACAGATTCAAACCCTATCGGGCTATACAGACCTGGAAGATCTGAAAGAACAGGCAAAAAACTAA
- a CDS encoding LysM peptidoglycan-binding domain-containing protein, whose amino-acid sequence MYQFYIGLLDNSEEELQLPVGPEEITITQSGNTETYSIYQYGDVVKAGSRKLLKLSINSFFPLEQGPYVMTRKLQHPSDYVNKLYSWKQKNKVLTFKVTGGYYPIDRLWLMEDLEIHEKAGEVGDIFYTMSLTEYREFRARRITLSGNQGNMTIIGDYQGARPITKAVPRTYTVKSGDSLWKIAKLQLGNGNLYKEIAELNQIKNPSLIYPGQVLKMPRSGV is encoded by the coding sequence ATGTATCAATTTTATATAGGACTGTTAGATAACAGCGAAGAAGAATTACAACTCCCTGTAGGACCTGAGGAAATCACCATTACCCAATCCGGCAACACCGAAACCTACAGCATCTACCAATATGGTGATGTAGTAAAAGCCGGCAGTCGCAAGCTATTAAAGCTCAGCATCAACAGTTTTTTCCCTTTGGAACAAGGACCTTATGTGATGACAAGGAAGCTGCAACATCCTAGCGATTATGTGAACAAGCTCTACAGTTGGAAACAAAAAAATAAAGTCCTCACATTCAAAGTGACCGGCGGCTACTATCCCATTGACCGATTATGGCTCATGGAAGACTTGGAAATTCATGAAAAAGCAGGGGAAGTAGGGGATATCTTCTACACCATGAGCCTAACGGAATACCGTGAGTTTCGAGCGAGACGTATTACCCTGTCTGGTAATCAAGGCAACATGACCATCATAGGTGATTACCAAGGGGCAAGACCCATAACCAAGGCCGTTCCACGAACATATACCGTTAAATCAGGGGATTCACTATGGAAAATTGCTAAATTACAATTAGGGAATGGCAATCTTTATAAGGAGATTGCGGAACTTAACCAGATTAAAAACCCCAGCCTCATCTACCCAGGGCAAGTATTAAAGATGCCAAGAAGTGGGGTGTAA
- a CDS encoding DUF2577 domain-containing protein, translating to MSNTQQFIGALKQINKGVMDNSQNVAFYYGKVIAITPLEIQVDQRFVLDQDFLVVTSTVAGDTALAVGDKVILLREQGGQRYIVLDKVVTI from the coding sequence ATGAGCAATACACAGCAATTTATTGGTGCTTTAAAACAGATTAACAAAGGGGTTATGGACAACAGTCAAAACGTAGCTTTTTATTACGGCAAGGTCATCGCCATAACCCCTCTCGAGATACAAGTGGACCAACGGTTTGTACTCGACCAAGACTTTTTAGTAGTAACAAGTACAGTAGCTGGGGATACGGCCTTGGCAGTTGGGGATAAAGTTATTCTTTTAAGAGAACAAGGTGGACAACGTTACATTGTACTGGATAAGGTGGTGACCATATGA
- a CDS encoding phage tail tube protein encodes MATIKAQDIVSGREGKVFKTLNGVVKEMAYIKKIDAKIEKTKSEIKVLGSRATHSKATGWKGTGSMTIYYMTSEFRELMLDYVKSGKDVYFDIQVINEDPASAAGKQTVVLKNCNIDSVIIGQLDIDKDVLDEELSFTFDDIEVLNKFSEV; translated from the coding sequence ATGGCAACAATCAAAGCACAAGACATCGTATCTGGAAGAGAAGGAAAAGTTTTCAAAACACTGAACGGTGTGGTGAAAGAAATGGCCTATATCAAAAAAATCGATGCCAAAATCGAAAAAACCAAATCGGAAATCAAAGTATTAGGCAGTCGTGCCACCCATAGTAAAGCAACAGGATGGAAAGGCACAGGCAGTATGACCATCTACTACATGACCAGTGAATTTAGAGAGCTCATGCTTGATTATGTCAAATCGGGTAAAGACGTATACTTCGATATTCAAGTCATTAATGAAGACCCTGCAAGTGCAGCAGGCAAACAGACCGTTGTCCTTAAGAATTGTAACATTGACAGTGTTATCATCGGTCAATTAGATATTGACAAAGATGTATTGGATGAAGAACTCAGCTTTACATTCGATGATATTGAAGTGTTGAATAAGTTCAGCGAAGTCTAG
- a CDS encoding XkdQ/YqbQ family protein, giving the protein MIQLIMQNTSNGAIHDISQLVTELSWDTIRVGKASELSFALVVDKALDISEGSIIYFKKDNRSVFYGYVFKIARSTDDTLRITAYDQLRYLLNKETYIFKNKKAHEILQQIATDFNLRLGTLEDTGYSVPLMVEDGQTLLDMTYKALDHTLINTGDMYVLYDDFGKLTLRHIKNMLSNLIIGDHSLLNSYAYERSIDGDTYNKIKLYKDNKDTGKREVYIVKDSSNISKWGLLQYYEKVNDKLNDAQIRKRAKQLEFVKNRVVKGLSLDCMGDLSVRAGTSIYVDITGLDLKQPFIVDSAKHTFSNQQHTMSLTLKVI; this is encoded by the coding sequence ATGATACAGTTAATCATGCAGAACACAAGCAATGGGGCGATTCATGACATCAGTCAGTTGGTAACAGAATTATCTTGGGATACCATAAGGGTCGGGAAGGCTTCGGAATTATCCTTCGCCTTAGTTGTAGATAAGGCACTTGACATCAGTGAGGGGAGTATTATTTATTTCAAAAAAGATAATCGTTCTGTTTTTTACGGTTATGTATTCAAAATAGCCAGGTCAACGGATGATACCCTACGGATAACGGCTTATGATCAATTACGCTATTTGCTGAATAAGGAAACGTACATCTTCAAAAATAAAAAAGCCCATGAAATCCTTCAGCAAATTGCTACAGACTTTAACCTGCGATTAGGTACACTGGAAGATACCGGCTATAGCGTGCCCTTGATGGTAGAAGATGGGCAGACCCTATTGGATATGACGTATAAAGCTCTTGATCATACCCTGATTAATACAGGTGACATGTATGTGCTATACGACGATTTTGGTAAGCTAACCCTTCGTCATATTAAGAACATGTTGTCAAACCTCATCATTGGTGACCACAGCTTATTAAACAGTTACGCTTATGAGCGCAGTATAGATGGGGACACTTACAATAAAATCAAGCTGTATAAAGACAATAAAGACACAGGTAAACGGGAGGTCTATATTGTTAAGGACAGCAGCAACATATCCAAATGGGGACTGCTCCAATACTATGAAAAGGTCAATGATAAGCTTAACGATGCTCAGATTCGTAAGCGGGCTAAGCAATTAGAATTTGTTAAAAACAGAGTGGTAAAGGGGTTAAGTCTTGATTGCATGGGGGATTTATCTGTCCGAGCAGGCACGTCTATCTATGTGGACATTACAGGACTTGACTTAAAACAACCCTTTATTGTGGATAGCGCTAAACACACATTTAGCAATCAACAACATACCATGAGTTTAACATTGAAGGTGATATAG